The following coding sequences are from one Pirellulales bacterium window:
- a CDS encoding acyl-CoA dehydrogenase family protein: MLQQVATPPSASPFSEEHQAFRQSLRRFIEKEINPHVESWEEQEIFPAHELFKKMGDLGFLGVSYPEEYGGLGLDYWYNIVLSEELGHISCGGIPMAIGVQTDMATPALNQFGSHELKKKFLEPAIKGDAVCSIAVTEPGSGSDVASIKTRADSDGDHYIINGSKLFITNGTQADWVCTLCRTEQGTSYRGMSLIIVPTTTPGFSVSRKLKKMGNHASDTAELSYENVRVPKSFRIGDEGMGFILQMLQFQKERLVGSMMAVTGAEQCLRMTIEYCRQRQTFGRPLIDNQWIHFKLSELISEVEFLRQMCYHCARKLIAGEDFTREASMAKLKAGRLVREVADWCMQFHGGMGYMEEYPMARYFRDSRLLSIGGGADEMMLGIIAKYEGILPGKKRD, translated from the coding sequence ATGTTGCAGCAAGTCGCCACACCGCCATCCGCGTCGCCATTCAGCGAAGAGCATCAAGCCTTTCGTCAATCGCTGCGGCGATTCATCGAGAAGGAGATCAACCCGCACGTCGAGTCGTGGGAGGAGCAAGAGATTTTCCCCGCGCATGAACTGTTCAAGAAGATGGGCGACCTGGGATTCCTGGGTGTTTCGTATCCCGAGGAGTACGGCGGGCTGGGCCTCGACTACTGGTACAACATTGTGCTCTCCGAGGAGCTAGGACACATCAGTTGCGGCGGTATCCCCATGGCGATCGGGGTGCAGACCGACATGGCTACGCCGGCGCTCAATCAATTTGGCTCGCATGAGCTGAAGAAGAAGTTCTTGGAGCCGGCCATCAAGGGTGACGCCGTCTGCTCCATTGCCGTAACCGAGCCCGGCTCTGGCTCTGACGTGGCCTCGATCAAGACGCGAGCCGACTCCGACGGCGACCATTACATCATCAACGGCAGCAAGCTGTTCATCACCAACGGCACGCAGGCCGATTGGGTCTGCACGCTCTGCCGCACCGAACAAGGCACGTCGTATCGCGGCATGTCGCTCATTATCGTGCCCACGACGACGCCCGGCTTCAGCGTAAGCCGCAAGCTCAAAAAGATGGGCAACCACGCCAGCGACACCGCGGAACTGAGCTACGAAAACGTGCGGGTGCCCAAGTCGTTTCGCATTGGCGACGAAGGGATGGGATTCATTCTGCAGATGTTGCAGTTTCAGAAAGAGCGGCTGGTGGGCTCGATGATGGCTGTCACCGGCGCCGAACAGTGCCTGCGGATGACCATCGAGTATTGCCGCCAGCGGCAAACATTCGGCCGCCCCTTGATCGACAATCAGTGGATTCACTTCAAGCTGTCGGAGCTGATCAGCGAAGTCGAGTTCTTGCGGCAGATGTGCTATCACTGCGCTCGCAAGTTGATCGCGGGTGAGGATTTCACGCGCGAGGCCTCGATGGCCAAGCTCAAAGCGGGCCGGTTGGTGCGCGAGGTGGCCGACTGGTGCATGCAGTTCCATGGAGGCATGGGCTACATGGAAGAGTATCCCATGGCCCGCTACTTCCGCGATTCGCGGTTGCTGTCGATTGGCGGCGGCGCCGACGAGATGATGCTCGGCATCATCGCCAAGTACGAAGGCATCTTGCCCGGCAAGAAGCGAGACTGA